In the Castor canadensis chromosome 1, mCasCan1.hap1v2, whole genome shotgun sequence genome, TAGAAGGTGGCCCTCATCCCCAAGTACTTACATATTTCCAGCCCAGTGTGGTCTTGCAGCTTTCGCAGAAAATGTCAGCTACCGAGTGGAGCCCCGTGAGCAGAAGGCGCTGTTCAGCTGGCCCACAGCCCACGTTGACCCTGTCTCAGGAAACAGGAAGGACCCAGCACCCAGTGGGGTTGCTTTGTCAGTCCATCCCCTAAACAGCCCCAAAGGACTTGCATCTAGAGAGAACTAGAAGCCTCTACCTTCAGCAGTCCACCCCTTTATCACTTCTCCAGTGCTATGATTTTGGTTCTCCCTAGACTACTCACAAAACTGCAGATTGGTTTTCTGAACCCCTTTACAAACAGGGAAGCAATGCCAAGGGTAGGAGATGACCTGGTGGCCCACCCACTTTCTCCACAGAGGAAAAACGTTCACACGCACAAGCACACACACGAAGAAAGAGGTAGACTCACACGGAGTTAAACAGGTAGGCTCGGCCATGGCTCCCTTGGAAGGACTGTGGAGACACAGGACAGACAGTGACCACTAGGCGGCCCTTAGCCCACTGCCTAGATTCCAGTTGGGGGGTGGGGAATAAAGATGCTTTGCTGCCTTGTCCCTAGATGATCAGGCAAGCCTGGCGTGAGAGGAGTGGCAGGCCCCCGCTTCAGCATACCTTGGAAATAAGCTCATCGTGTTTGGCCAGGTGTGCGCGACAGTGGACACAGCTGTACGTGCGGTGGCAGCGGGGCAGGTAGCTTCGGAAAGTCTTGGTGGGTAGACAGGCAGGGGCCGGGCCAGGGTCACAGCTGGGCATGACAGGTTGGAGGACGATGCCCTGACGGGCTGGAGGGGCTGGCGCCGTGCAGCCCCCACAGAGACGGTCGCAGGTGAAGCAGCGGAGCAAGTTGGCTAGAGCCGTGTTTCAGGGCAGGAGAAGTGTGGGGGGGCTGCCCGGCCAGGGCCCCCCCAGACGAGAACCAGATAGAAATGGAAGTCACCTGGGAAGACGGTAAGGTGCATCAGGATACTGTGACCTCAGAGGAGGCCCTCCTGAGTGACTGGAGAAGGTGGGGTTCGGCTCACCTCTACCCCGACTTCTCCCATCACCACCAACCCTCTCAGCCTCcatgtgcattgtttccctgtcccCTGGAGTCCCATTCTACTCTGGCAAGCCTGGCACCAGTTCCAGGCTTCTTGTGCCATGGTCAGAGAGCTGGTATCACTCTCTCCTGGGGCGGTAGCAGCCTCTACCGTTTTCCGCTGAGAGCAACTTGCTGGCACAAATGCTGCCATGGGAGCGACATAATCTGCAAGGGCTTCCTTGTGTTCCGTTCTGTTCTTCTGTGCAGATCTGCACTAGTAGACACAGGGTCTTTTAAAAGTTGGAGATgccgtttttgtttttttgtttttctttttcatggactCTGTTTGCAATTCAGTTCTTTCTGTATAAATTTTGTGTGGGAGGAAGGGACAGGCCTTCAGGTATACATACCCTGCTTCAACCTTCTGAGGCTGGACACTGCTCTTCAGAACTCACTGTAACTTCACGGCTG is a window encoding:
- the Ypel4 gene encoding protein yippee-like 4 gives rise to the protein MPSCDPGPAPACLPTKTFRSYLPRCHRTYSCVHCRAHLAKHDELISKSFQGSHGRAYLFNSVVNVGCGPAEQRLLLTGLHSVADIFCESCKTTLGWKYEQAFETSQKYKEGKYIIEMSHMVKDNGWD